One region of Quercus lobata isolate SW786 chromosome 2, ValleyOak3.0 Primary Assembly, whole genome shotgun sequence genomic DNA includes:
- the LOC115974043 gene encoding receptor-like protein 6: protein MASSLYRLKFVYLLSFLSTFHHIATRSFSSVQPLCHGHERSYLLQFKESFVINKTASIDPSAYPKVASWTLEGNNSDCCLWDGVQCDEFTGHVIGLDLHCSCLYGSINSSSSLFNLVHLQRLNLAYNHFNYSQIPSTVSNLSKLTYLSLSNSVFSSQIPLEFSQLSQMSSLDLSFNHDLEIKKPSLGRLVENLTLLEELDLSGVSIISIVPNILANLSSLTSLRLSDCQLNGEFPIGIFKLPNLRVLDLLHKKGLTGYLPDFQRSSPLEKMVLANTSFSGKLPASIGNLVSLTVIEMWRCNFSWFIPSSLGNLTNLNFLDLSLNTFKGHIPSSLGNLKHLNFLDLSRNTFKGHVPSSFGNLIQLSTLYLSEMN from the coding sequence ATGGCGTCCTCTTTGTATCGTTTGAAATTTGTGTACCTACTTTCTTTCCTCTCAACGTTTCATCACATAGCCACTCGCTCATTTTCCTCCGTGCAGCCTCTTTGCCATGGCCACGAAAGGTCTTACTTGTTGCAATTTAAGGAAAGCTTTGTCATCAACAAAACTGCTTCCATTGATCCATCGGCTTATCCCAAGGTTGCATCCTGGACATTAGAAGGAAACAACAGTGACTGCTGCTTATGGGATGGGGTACAGTGTGACGAGTTCACGGGCCATGTCATTGGTCTTGACCTCCATTGCAGCTGTCTCTATGGTTCTATTAACTCTAGCAGCAGCCTTTTCAATCTTGTTCATCTCCAAAGGCTTAATCTTGCTTACAATCATTTTAACTACTCTCAAATTCCATCCACAGTTTCCAATCTATCCAAACTAACATATCTCAGTCTCTCCAATTCTGTGTTTTCTAGTCAAATCCCATTAGAATTTTCACAATTGTCCCAAATGTCATCCCTCGATCTTTCTTTCAACCATGATTTGGAAATCAAGAAGCCAAGTCTAGGACGTCTAGTTGAAAATTTAACCCTCCTAGAAGAGCTTGATTTGAGTGGGGTGAGCATAATCTCCATTGTGCCCAATATCTTGGCAAATTTGTCTTCTTTAACTTCCCTTCGTCTCAGTGACTGCCAATTGAATGGGGAATTTCCAATAGGCATCTTTAAGCTTCCAAATTTAAGAGTTCTTGATTTGCTGCACAAAAAAGGTCTCACCGGTTATCTACCCGACTTTCAACGGAGCAGTCCCCTCGAGAAAATGGTTCTCGCAAACACAAGTTTCTCAGGTAAGCTACCTGCTTCAATAGGAAACCTTGTCTCTTTGACTGTAATTGAAATGTGGAGGTGCAACTTCTCGTGGTTCATTCCATCTTCACTTGGTAACCTCACGAATCTAAATTTTCTAGATCTCTCACTTAACACTTTCAAGGGCCACATTCCATCTTCACTTGGTAACCTCAAGCATCTAAATTTTCTGGATCTTTCACGCAACACTTTCAAGGGCCACGTTCCATCTTCCTTTGGAAACCTCATCCAACTTTCTACTCTATACCTTTCTGAAATGAATTGA